In Nymphalis io chromosome 13, ilAglIoxx1.1, whole genome shotgun sequence, one genomic interval encodes:
- the LOC126772665 gene encoding probable dual specificity protein kinase madd-3 isoform X3: protein MSGSLTTTGSGTTSSRPRYTRASTTSVTQLLSDGYSSIINRLTRRGPSEKSDHITDSKLSAARTRYDDKLLSSKNSTLTNVRRYENSSNILPYKPFVSSVTSNAKKFSDERAYSSYLSSPKTRIEQSPMRSNPSIGAVSRSDSFRRAHMKDNKSSPLTKRYPLKETNNNNLDSTIMLGSTRSRLEDKYSSVLDRIAIQKKEKARKELVDREKTLEPESSFSRGLMRSFTTAVFGESSFKRHNYSHEKMRDKTPFRNTTDRRLSSHKQSDKIEFKNGFDVSSRERPQYGKDRDSIYRKHHRRSLRVEKSGSDKRNGKLTLRPVDISLSSGARDLISPPQQEVNNSKLNVTKTPASSPVKESGRQKQIYFPSSDEDDDKTPVGDRVLSERETRRKEIQSLIMKYAHLDEVYGRITEKEPNGVSNSIVTRKPEPIGVGDVVVLPPELRGRQRPHRPRHLMRRAATPPSSRARSSVKDDKDGHLVYWPGYVMGARYKIIETLGEGTFGKVVEVKDLEMEHRMALKIIKNVEKYREAAKLEINVLEKLADIDPDCKNLCVKMLDWFEYHGHMCIAFEMLGQSVFDFLKDNNYQPYPLEQVRHISYQLIYSVLFLHDNKLTHTDLKPENILFVDSDYEVVSVYNSSKKKHDLRRVKRSDVRLIDFGSATFDHEHHSTIVSTRHYRAPEVILELGWSQPCDVWSIGCIMFELHLGITLFQTHDNREHLAMMERILGPIPYRMARKTRTKYFYHGKLDWDDKSSAGRYVRENCKPLLRYLQSNSEEHRQLFELIARMLEYEPSQRITLRDALKHPFFSKLPSQQRLGNDRARCNGEGSGSRERSHSLSR from the exons ATGTCTGGTAGCTTAACGACCACCGGAAGTGGAACAACGAGCTCACGTCCACGTTATACACGCGCTTCCACTACAAGTGTTACGCAGCTGCTATCAGATGGATATTCTAGCATCATTAATCGACTTACACGAAGAGGACCATCGGAGAAAAGTGACCACATCACTGATTCCAAATTGTCTGCGGCGCGTACGCGTTACGATGATAAATTGCTTTCGAGCAAAAACTCTACATTAACAAATGTGCGACGTTACGAAAACAGTAGCAACATATTGCCGTACAAGCCGTTTGTGTCCAGTGTTACATCGAACGCGAAGAAATTCAGCGATGAGCGGGCCTACTCAAGTTACCTGAGTTCACCTAAAACTCGAATTGAACAATCACCTATGCGTTCGAATCCAAGCATTGGTGCTGTCAGTCGCAGTGACTCATTCCGTAGAGCTCATATGAAAGATAATAAATCATCACCGCTCACTAAGCGATATCCTCTCAAggaaactaataataacaatttagatAGCACGATTATGTTAGGCAGTACACGTAGTCGCTTAGAAGATAAATACTCATCAGTTTTAGATAGAATCGCTATTCAGAAAAAAGAAAAAGCGAGAAAGGAATTAGTAGACCGTGAAAAAACTTTGGAACCGGAATCATCCTTTTCCAGGGGTCTAATGAGAAGCTTTACGACGGCTGTATTTGGTGAAAGTTCGTTTAAAAGGCATAATTATTCGCATGAGAAAATGAGGGATAAAACACCATTTAGAAACACTACAGATCGTCGTTTATCTAGTCATAAACAAAGtgataaaatagaatttaaaaatggatTCGACGTATCTTCTCGGGAACGTCCCCAATATGGCAAAGATAGAGATAGCATATACCGTAAGCATCATAGGAGATCGCTCAGAGTTGAAAAAAGTGGAAGTGACAAACGTAACGGCAAACTAACTCTAAGACCTGTCGATATCAGTTTAAGTTCTGGCGCTAGAGATTTAATCTCGCCGCCACAACAAGAagttaataatagtaaattaaacgTAACGAAAACACCAGCATCTTCTCCTGTCAAAGAAAGTGGAAGAcagaaacaaatttattttccaTCAAGTGACGAAGACGACGATAAGACTCCGGTTGGTGACCGAGTGCTTAGCGAACGCGAGACAAGGCGAAAAGAAATTCAAAGTCTAATTATGAAATATGCTCATTTAGACGAGGTTTACGGTCGTATCACTGAGAAGGAGCCTAACGGAGTATCAAATTCAATAGTAACTAGAAAACCGGAACCTATTGGCGTCGGAGATGTAGTTGTGCTGCCGCCGGAACTGCGCGGCCGTCAACGTCCGCATAGGCCACGGCATCTGATGCGACGCGCGGCCACGCCGCCT AGCTCCCGGGCACGCTCCTCCGTCAAGGACGACAAGGACGGACACCTGGTGTACTGGCCCGGATATGTCATGGGAGCGAGAT ACAAAATCATCGAGACGCTCGGTGAAGGCACCTTCGGCAAGGTGGTCGAGGTGAAAGACTTAGAAAT GGAGCATAGAATGGCtttgaagataataaaaaatgttgagaAGTACAGAGAGGCTGCAAAACTAGAAATAAACGTTTTAGAAAAGTTAGCTGATATTGACCCTGActgtaaaaa ttTATGTGTGAAAATGTTAGATTGGTTCGAGTACCACGGACACATGTGTATCGCATTCGAAATGCTTGGGCAAAGTGTGTTTGACTTCCTG aAAGACAATAATTATCAACCTTACCCGCTGGAGCAAGTTCGTCACATTTCTTACCAACTCATCTACAGCGTGCTGTTTCTGCATGACAACAAACTGACGCACACCGACCTTAAGCCAGAGAACATTCTTTTCGTGGATAGCGACTACGAAGTCGTCAGTGTATATAATAGTTCTAAAAAA AAACATGACTTACGGCGCGTGAAGCGCAGTGACGTGAGACTTATCGACTTTGGCAGCGCGACCTTCGACCACGAGCATCACAGCACAATCGTCTCCACCAGGCATTACAGAGCACCGGAGGTCATATTAg AGCTGGGGTGGTCACAGCCGTGCGACGTGTGGTCGATAGGCTGCATAATGTTCGAGCTGCACCTCGGCATCACGCTCTTCCAGACACACGACAACCGTGAGCATCTCGCCATGATGGAGCGCATCCTCGGACCCATACCTTACAG AATGGCACGAAAGACAAGAACAAAGTATTTCTACCATGGTAAATTAGACTGGGACGACAAATCGTCAGCGGGACGATATGTGAGAGAAAATTGTAAACCACTTTtg AGGTACCTGCAAAGCAACAGCGAGGAGCACCGGCAGCTGTTCGAGCTGATAGCGCGCATGCTGGAGTACGAGCCCTCGCAACGCATCACGCTGCGGGACGCGCTCAAGCATCCCTTCTTCAGCAAGCTGCCCTCGCAGCAGCGCCTCG GCAATGACCGCGCCAGGTGCAACGGTGAGGGTTCGGGGTCTCGTGAGCGATCACACTCGCTCAGCAGGTGA
- the LOC126772665 gene encoding serine/threonine-protein kinase Doa isoform X8, producing the protein MTEIVVKNDRIHVPLRLASFYELYKRFLKDHGCKWHDIAKLLTVVAEILFDVDGACCKIAGKSSRARSSVKDDKDGHLVYWPGYVMGARYKIIETLGEGTFGKVVEVKDLEMEHRMALKIIKNVEKYREAAKLEINVLEKLADIDPDCKNLCVKMLDWFEYHGHMCIAFEMLGQSVFDFLKDNNYQPYPLEQVRHISYQLIYSVLFLHDNKLTHTDLKPENILFVDSDYEVVSVYNSSKKKHDLRRVKRSDVRLIDFGSATFDHEHHSTIVSTRHYRAPEVILELGWSQPCDVWSIGCIMFELHLGITLFQTHDNREHLAMMERILGPIPYRMARKTRTKYFYHGKLDWDDKSSAGRYVRENCKPLLRYLQSNSEEHRQLFELIARMLEYEPSQRITLRDALKHPFFSKLPSQQRLGNDRARCNGEGSGSRERSHSLSR; encoded by the exons atgacagAAATCGTTGTGAAAAATGATCGTATCCACGTACCTCTTCGACTCGCGTCCTTTTACGAGCTGTACAAACGGTTCCTTAAGGATCACGGGTGCAAATGGCACGATATTGCTAAACTACTCACCGTCGTAGCGGAGATCCTATTCGATGTTGACGGAGCCTGTTGTAAAATTGCGGGCAAG AGCTCCCGGGCACGCTCCTCCGTCAAGGACGACAAGGACGGACACCTGGTGTACTGGCCCGGATATGTCATGGGAGCGAGAT ACAAAATCATCGAGACGCTCGGTGAAGGCACCTTCGGCAAGGTGGTCGAGGTGAAAGACTTAGAAAT GGAGCATAGAATGGCtttgaagataataaaaaatgttgagaAGTACAGAGAGGCTGCAAAACTAGAAATAAACGTTTTAGAAAAGTTAGCTGATATTGACCCTGActgtaaaaa ttTATGTGTGAAAATGTTAGATTGGTTCGAGTACCACGGACACATGTGTATCGCATTCGAAATGCTTGGGCAAAGTGTGTTTGACTTCCTG aAAGACAATAATTATCAACCTTACCCGCTGGAGCAAGTTCGTCACATTTCTTACCAACTCATCTACAGCGTGCTGTTTCTGCATGACAACAAACTGACGCACACCGACCTTAAGCCAGAGAACATTCTTTTCGTGGATAGCGACTACGAAGTCGTCAGTGTATATAATAGTTCTAAAAAA AAACATGACTTACGGCGCGTGAAGCGCAGTGACGTGAGACTTATCGACTTTGGCAGCGCGACCTTCGACCACGAGCATCACAGCACAATCGTCTCCACCAGGCATTACAGAGCACCGGAGGTCATATTAg AGCTGGGGTGGTCACAGCCGTGCGACGTGTGGTCGATAGGCTGCATAATGTTCGAGCTGCACCTCGGCATCACGCTCTTCCAGACACACGACAACCGTGAGCATCTCGCCATGATGGAGCGCATCCTCGGACCCATACCTTACAG AATGGCACGAAAGACAAGAACAAAGTATTTCTACCATGGTAAATTAGACTGGGACGACAAATCGTCAGCGGGACGATATGTGAGAGAAAATTGTAAACCACTTTtg AGGTACCTGCAAAGCAACAGCGAGGAGCACCGGCAGCTGTTCGAGCTGATAGCGCGCATGCTGGAGTACGAGCCCTCGCAACGCATCACGCTGCGGGACGCGCTCAAGCATCCCTTCTTCAGCAAGCTGCCCTCGCAGCAGCGCCTCG GCAATGACCGCGCCAGGTGCAACGGTGAGGGTTCGGGGTCTCGTGAGCGATCACACTCGCTCAGCAGGTGA